TGTCCACGCGCTTCAAATTTGGTTAACGGGCGAAAATCCGGACGAGGAATATAATCGTCAGTCGGCGAAACATTGCGTAAATTGACCGCACTTTTTAACACCTCCAACATCTGTTCGGCATAATTTTCCCAGTCCGTCGCCATGTGGATAAATCCGTTCGGCGCTAATTTTTGGCATACCATCTCCACAAATGCCGGTTGCACAATGCGACGTTTATGGTGCTTAGCTTTATGCCAAGGATCCGGGAAAAACAGTTGCAACCCGCCCAGCGTGTCATCAGCAATACAATCGCGTAAAATTTCGGTGGCATCATGACAAATGACCCGTAAATTTTTCACTTGCTTTTCCACTGCATAAGCAATACAAGCCCCCACGCCCGGTGTATGGACTTCAATACCAAGATAATTTTTATCCGGATTTTGTATCGCCATCTCCACCAAGGATTTCCCCATACCAAAGCCGATTTCCAATATCACTGGATTGGTATTGCCATAAATGCTGGCAAAATCAAAGAAAGAAAGTTGATGCTCTAATCCATAAAAAGCCCAGTTGGCATTCATCATATCCCGTTGAAAATCGCTTAATCGTCCAGTACGCAAAACAAAGCTGCGAACTTTTCGCTTATAGCGTCCGTCTTCAGTAAATTCGGCGGTTTCTACAGTTTTACGTTTTTGATCAGCAAAAGTCTCTTGTTTTATCATCATTATTTATTGTTTATGTAAAAGTGGTGTGAATTATAAGCGGTTTACACCAAATTGCAAAGTGCGGTCATTTTTGGGTGAATTTATGCAATAAATTACCGGAAAACTTTTAGAGAAAAGAAGGTTGAAAAGTATACTGCAATAAATATTGAAAATACGACAAATTGGATGGAAGGTTTATTAAATATTTACAATAGATTATCGAAAAAACATAACTTATATTGATAAAGGATTTTTTAATAAAAAGAGTTGCTAACATTTTGAAAAAATAAACATTAGCAACAATTTTTCTACTCTATCTAAGAGATTACAGGTGCCAAAATCAGCCACAATTGCGTCTCAAGTTTCATTAAGACTGCCTAATTCTATGCGTTAGTTTTATAAGCTTTTACAATATTCATTTTATTCTCCTAATCGTCTTGTTAAGACAACCAATTCATTGGTGTAATGACAATTTCAGGGAAGAAACACATCGCGAGCAAAATAATAAAATAAACAAGTAAAAATGGCGCTATTCCCCTTGTGAGCTTAGCAATTCCTATCTTAGATATGCCCTGTCCTACATAAAGTACTGTACCGACGGGTGGTGTTATTAAACCAATTGATAGATTAATAACCATCATAATACCAAAATAAGCTATATCAATATTGTACGCCCTTAATAGCGGTAATAAAACCGGCACGAAAATTAGCACTGCAGGAATGAGATCCATTACACAACCAACCAATAATAAGAAGATCATTATTACCAACATTAGAACAGTTGCATTATCAGTAATTCCTTTGATAAAACTTACTAATTCCATTGGTATTTGTGCTACTGTAATTGCAAAAGCCGAGATCATAGCGGCGGCGGCAACAAACATTACCATTGCCGTTGTCTTGATTGTGTTTAGGAAAACTTCTTGTATTTTAGACCAAGTTAAAGTTTGATACATTAAACTTATTATTGCTGCATAAATTGCAGCGGCTACCCCTGCCTCAGTAGGAGTAAAAATTCCCCCTCTTAATCCGACAATAATGATTACCGGCAATAATAATGGCCAAAATGCTTGTTTAAATGCGTCCCATCTTTGAATAGCTGTTTTTTTAGGTTCCAGATTGTCTTGCTGTGTTCTATACAGAAATTTCCACATTAACCATAAACCAAATACCATTAATAAACCTGGTACTGTTCCCCCCATAAATAATTTTGTTATAGATGCACCAGCCGTAATTCCATAAACAATCATTGGTATACTAGGGGGAATAACAACAGAAATAATACCAGCTGCACAAGTTAACCCTGTTGATCTTGCTACATCATAATTTTTGCTAGCCATCATCGGAATTAAAATCGCGCCTAACGCTGCGGTATCAGCAACAGCCGATCCTGAAAGCCCAGCAAAAATTAATCCTGAAATAATAACAACATATCCTAGCCCGCCCTTAATATGGCCAACCATACTCATTGCAAAATTAATAATTCTTTCTGAAATTCCTCCATGTTTCATTATTTCGCCTGTTAGCATAAAAAATGGAATTGCCATCAAAGGGAAGTTATTTGTTCCCATAACAAAATTTTCAGCAATAATTTGAGTATCAAACATATCCATATGCCATAGCATAAAACTTGCACTTAATAACATAGATAATGCTACAGGGACACCAAGAAAAAGAAATAAAAATAAACTACCTAAAAATAACCATAACATTTTATTTTCCTCCTTGACTTGCCCATTTAATATGTTTTACTAAATTAGTAAAGATTATTAAAAAATAGGATATAGCTGAGATAACGGCTGCGAAATAAAGAACAGATGATGATATTTCTGTAGCAGGCATTTTTTGCGTATATGTAAGTAACATTAATTGATATGCACCGTAGGTGATAAGACTAAGAGATATTAAAACTAAAATATCTGCTAAAAATAAGAAAAATACTTGATATCCAGCAGGTAATGTTGATACAACTATGTCTACTGTAAGATGTCCTCGCTCCTTAGCCACTAAAATGATACCTAGAAAAATCATATAGACAAAACAAATCCTTGCAAACTCTTCTGACCATGCTATTCCAGAATCAAAAAAATACCTTAAAATCGCATTGAAAAAAACAAGAAGAATCATGGAACATAATGCTAATATAGATACAGTTTTTAGCGTTTTTTCTAAAGTATTAGATATTTTCATTTTTTTATCCTCTTTAATATTGGCTACTTATATATTATCTAAGTAGCCTTATTTCTTTATTTCACTGAATCAATACGTTGAACTAACGCTTTAGACCAAGGATATTTTTGATAAAAGTTTTCATATAATTTTTCAGAGGCTTTTAACATATCAGATTTAAATTCTTCACTTGGTATAATGATTTCACTTCCATTTTTAGTAAGAAATTCTTTTACATTTTGTTCCGTTTTAATGGCTAGTTCCCACTCTTTTTCTTGATATAATTTAGCTGCCTCTAAGAAAATATCTTGATCTTCTTTAGGAATTTTATTCCATGTTTTCAAGCTAATCTGTAAAAGACCAGGTGAAAAAATATGATTAGTTTGAATAACGTATTTTTGCACCTCATATAATCCAGAATCTTTAATTAAAATATATGGATTTTCTTGTCCATCAATAACTTTCTGCTCTAGCGCTGTAAAAACTTCACTGAGCGGCATACTTTGTGAATTAATTTTCATTGCATTAGCCCAATCGACAAATAGGGAGTTAAGTGGCACTCTCAAACGAAGCCCCTTGAAATCATCAAATTTTTCTAATTTCTTATTGGATGAGATAACTCGAAAACCATTCATACCGTAAGCTAACAATTTAATTCCATATTTTTCCATTTTATCTCCAACTTCTTTAGCTATCGGAGATTCTAGAACTTTTTTAGCCTCTAAATTATCTTTAAATAAATATGGCCATTCCCATATACCAAAAATAGGATCAATATTTTGTAAAAGTAATCCTGTAATACCCGCCTCAATAGTTCCGTTTCTCAGACCATTAACAATCTGATCTTCTCCACCTAATTGATTATTTGGATATATTCTAATTTCATATTTATTATTCGTTTTTTCTTCTATCGTCTTTTTGAAATATTCAACTAAGGCAATATTTGAAGGGTGAGTATCAGAGTTATAATGTCCTAATTTAATAATTGTTTTAGCAAAAACAGGCGTACTAAATATTAAAGTAGATATTAAGAGTGCTTTCGTTAAGCTTTTAAGTTTCATATTATTTTCCTTTTGATAGATTTAAAATTTAGCAATCACTTTTAGATATTTATCAGGATTATCTGAAAGTTTCTGTACGTATTCCGGAATTTCATCAAATGTAATAACTTCACTAATAATTTGATTAGCTTTTATCTTTTCTGTTGATAATAGCTGTATAGCTTCATTAAACTCCCCTTTACTTGTTCTTGAACCACAAATATTTAGTTCTTTAAATGTAATAATATTAGTTGGCAATGATGTTTCTGTTTTCGGCCAGCCGGTTAAAGCAATTCTGCCAGCGAACGAAACATATTTTAATGTGTTTTGAATACAGATATTTGCACCAGAAGCCTCAATAACGACTTCTGCCATACGTCCCTTAGTCAACTCTCGTATTAATTCAAGCGTATTTTCTTTATTTGGATTAATTGTATGATTAATACCTATAGAACTTGCGTACTCTAAACGCTGATCTAATACGTCAATTAAGATAGGCGTTGCACCATACACTTTTGCGACTAATGCAGCCATTAAACCAATGGCGCCTGCACCAATAATAACAACGTGTTCATTTTTTTTGACTTGTGTTCTGTGCAGGGCATGCAGTGAAATAGTAAGAGGCTCGGCTAAAGCTAATTTTTCAATTGGCAAATCAGGAGCTTTAACTATTTGATTCGCTGGGTGAGCTATGATTTCTTGCATTCCGCCATTAATGTGTACGCCAAGTACTTTTAAAGATTCACAACAGTTTGTTCTTCCTATTGAGCAAGGATAACAATGCCCACAATAAATATAGGGATCAACTACAACTCTATCGCCAATATTAATATCTTCTGGCATACCAATTCCAGCTTCAATAATCGTTCCAACAATTTCATGACCTAAAATCCTTGGATAGGTTACCAGTGGATTAGTTCCTCGATATGCACCAATATCGGAGCCACAAATCCCCATGCTCTCAACTTTTATTAATACTTCATTAGCTTTCTTGATTGGTGGATCAACCAACTTTATACTCACGTTAGTTGGCTTATCTAATAAGATCGCTTTAATTTTTTTATCCATGTTATTTCTCCAAGTTAGCAATAAATATAACGTTTTGATTAAAATTCAAGTGATACTAATCGCGTATATACTACTACTACTAACACTATGGTATTCCAATATTTTATTTTTGTGATAGAACTCACAAAAATAACCAACTGGCATTCCAATTTGAATGAGAAAGAGGGTCGCGAAGGAGGGGAGGAGACGAGAATAACAAATAATATTCAAAATTATAGTCACGCCAAAATAGTTAACCAAATCAAAAAGGCATTTATGGCTAAGTCGATAAAGTAGGTGACAAACAGCCAACAAAAGGAGAAATATTAGACAACTTAAATGGCACAATTAACCTATTATTCGAGAAATGATTATTCTGTTAGAAGATAAAAAATTTACTTAACATGCTTAATCAGTAAAAGTGCGGTCGCTATAGCCGGTACATTATCGTAGGTAATCTGCTTATACCTTGGATAAAGGAAAGGGAATTTAAATACTATTTAGTTAAAGTACCGAAGAATCTAAAGATACTTAAAACACATGTTCTTAAGCAACGGTAAGCTGTATGATAGTGTAAAAAAGTGGCTGGAAAAGTAAGATAAGGCTGTATAGTAGCATAAAAAAGCGATTAAAGAGTCAAAAGTAAGTGGTACAAAGACCACTTACTTTCAACAGTAACTACTTGATATATAAGTAACTACTGCCATAAGCACGACACTTGTCGCACTATTTGATAATTTTCGCTACAACACCCGCACCTACTGTACGTCCGCCTTCACGGATTGCGAAACGTAAACCTTGGTCCATTGCGATTGGGTGGATTAAGCTTACGGTCATTTTGATGTTATCGCCTGGCATTACCATTTCCACTCCTTCTGGTAATTCGATTGTACCAGTTACGTCAGTTGTACGGAAATAGAATTGTGGACGGTAACCTTTGAAGAATGGAGTGTGACGTCCGCCTTCTTCTTTTGATAATACGTACACTTCGGATTCAAAGTCAGTGTGTGGGGTGATTGAACCTGGTTTCGCCAATACTTGACCACGTTCGATTTCTTCACGTTTGGTTCCACGTAATAATGCACCGATATTTTCACCTGCACGACCTTCGTCCAGTAATTTACGGAACATTTCAACACCGGTTACGGTAGTTTTCGCAGTTTCTTTAATACCAACGATTTCAACCTCTTCACCTGTACGGATGATACCACGTTCTACACGACCAGTTACTACGGTACCACGTCCAGAAATTGAGAATACGTCTTCAATTGGTAATAAGAACGGTTGGTCCACTGCACGCTCTGGCTCTGGAATGTAAGTATCTAAGTGGTTCGCTAACTCAAGAATTTTTTCTTCCCACTCTGCTTCACCTTCTAACGCTTTTAATGCTGAACCGCGTACGATTGGTGTGTCGTCACCTGGGAAGTCGTATTGCGATAGAAGTTCACGCACTTCCATTTCCACTAATTCTAATAATTCTTCGTCATCCACCATGTCGCATTTGTTTAAGAATACGATAATGTAAGGTACACCTACTTGGCGACCTAAAAGAATGTGTTCACGAGTTTGTGGCATTGGACCATCAGTTGCCGCAACGACTAAGATTGCTCCGTCCATTTGTGCCGCACCGGTGATCATGTTTTTAACATAGTCGGCGTGTCCTGGACAGTCAACGTGTGCATAGTGACGAGTTTCTGTATCGTATTCAACGTGTGAGGTGTTGATGGTGATACCACGCGCTTTTTCTTCTGGCGCGTTATCGATTTGGTCGAATGCACGCGCTGCACCACCGAAGTGTTTTGCTAATACGGTAGTGATTGCTGCGGTTAAGGTTGTTTTACCATGGTCAACGTGGCCGATTGTACCCACGTTTACGTGCGGTTTTGTACGTTCAAATTTTTCTTTAGACATTGCTAATGTTTCCTTTATTGAAATTCCATAGCACATGATGTGCTATGGAGTTTTGGGAGTTTTCAAAAAATTATTTTTTGCGCGCTTCAATAACAGCTGCCGCAACACTTGATGGTGCTTCAGCATATTTCAATGGTTCCATTGAGTATGAAGCACGACCTTGTGTTTGTGAGCGAAGATCGGTTGCATAACCAAACATTTCTGAAAGTGGTACTTCTGCATTGATCTTAACTACAAATTCATTGGCTTCTTGACCATTCACCATCGCGCGACGACGGCTTAAGTCACCAATTACATCACCCACATAATCCGGTGGAGTTTCAACTTCCACTTTCATAATTGGCTCAAGTAGAACTGGGTTTGCTTTAGCGAACGCTGCTTTGAATGCTAAAGAAGCGGCTAATTTAAACGCTAATTCTGATGAGTCCACATCATGGTATGAACCGAAGTGTAAGCGTACACCAAGATCAACTACCGGATAACCTGCTAACGGACCAGATTTAAGTTGTTCTTGGATACCTTTGTCAACTGCTGGGATATATTCGCCAGGGATTACACCACCTTTGATTTCGTTAACAAATTCGTATCCTGGACCTTCTGGATCTAATGGATACAAGTCGATTACAACATGACCATATTGACCGCGACCACCAGATTGTTTTGCGTGTTTACCTTCAACATCATTAACACGAGTACGGATAGTTTCACGGTAAGACACTTGTGGTTTACCGATATTCGCTTCAACTTTGAACTCACGACGCATACGGTCAACGATAATATCTAAGTGTAACTCACCCATACCAGAGATAATGGTTTCACCGGATTCTTCATCTGTGTGAACACGGAATGAAGGGTCTTCTTGCGCTAAACGACCTAATGCAAGACCCATTTTTTCTTGGTCAGCTTTAGTTTTTGGTTCTACCGCAACAGAGATTACCGGCTCTGGGAATTCCATACGCTCAAGGATAATTGGCGCATCAAGCGCACATAACGTATCACCAGTACCAACGTCTTTCAAACCAATCGCAGCAGCGATGTCGCCCGCA
This sequence is a window from [Pasteurella] mairii. Protein-coding genes within it:
- the trmB gene encoding tRNA (guanine-N(7)-)-methyltransferase, coding for MMIKQETFADQKRKTVETAEFTEDGRYKRKVRSFVLRTGRLSDFQRDMMNANWAFYGLEHQLSFFDFASIYGNTNPVILEIGFGMGKSLVEMAIQNPDKNYLGIEVHTPGVGACIAYAVEKQVKNLRVICHDATEILRDCIADDTLGGLQLFFPDPWHKAKHHKRRIVQPAFVEMVCQKLAPNGFIHMATDWENYAEQMLEVLKSAVNLRNVSPTDDYIPRPDFRPLTKFEARGHRLGHGVWDLYFIKRG
- the yiaM_3 gene encoding putative TRAP transporter small permease protein, which codes for MKISNTLEKTLKTVSILALCSMILLVFFNAILRYFFDSGIAWSEEFARICFVYMIFLGIILVAKERGHLTVDIVVSTLPAGYQVFFLFLADILVLISLSLITYGAYQLMLLTYTQKMPATEISSSVLYFAAVISAISYFLIIFTNLVKHIKWASQGGK
- the siaT_4 gene encoding putative TRAP transporter large permease protein, which produces MLWLFLGSLFLFLFLGVPVALSMLLSASFMLWHMDMFDTQIIAENFVMGTNNFPLMAIPFFMLTGEIMKHGGISERIINFAMSMVGHIKGGLGYVVIISGLIFAGLSGSAVADTAALGAILIPMMASKNYDVARSTGLTCAAGIISVVIPPSIPMIVYGITAGASITKLFMGGTVPGLLMVFGLWLMWKFLYRTQQDNLEPKKTAIQRWDAFKQAFWPLLLPVIIIVGLRGGIFTPTEAGVAAAIYAAIISLMYQTLTWSKIQEVFLNTIKTTAMVMFVAAAAMISAFAITVAQIPMELVSFIKGITDNATVLMLVIMIFLLLVGCVMDLIPAVLIFVPVLLPLLRAYNIDIAYFGIMMVINLSIGLITPPVGTVLYVGQGISKIGIAKLTRGIAPFLLVYFIILLAMCFFPEIVITPMNWLS
- the idnD_2 gene encoding L-idonate 5-dehydrogenase; the protein is MDKKIKAILLDKPTNVSIKLVDPPIKKANEVLIKVESMGICGSDIGAYRGTNPLVTYPRILGHEIVGTIIEAGIGMPEDINIGDRVVVDPYIYCGHCYPCSIGRTNCCESLKVLGVHINGGMQEIIAHPANQIVKAPDLPIEKLALAEPLTISLHALHRTQVKKNEHVVIIGAGAIGLMAALVAKVYGATPILIDVLDQRLEYASSIGINHTINPNKENTLELIRELTKGRMAEVVIEASGANICIQNTLKYVSFAGRIALTGWPKTETSLPTNIITFKELNICGSRTSKGEFNEAIQLLSTEKIKANQIISEVITFDEIPEYVQKLSDNPDKYLKVIAKF
- the tufA1_2 gene encoding elongation factor Tu-A-1, producing the protein MSKEKFERTKPHVNVGTIGHVDHGKTTLTAAITTVLAKHFGGAARAFDQIDNAPEEKARGITINTSHVEYDTETRHYAHVDCPGHADYVKNMITGAAQMDGAILVVAATDGPMPQTREHILLGRQVGVPYIIVFLNKCDMVDDEELLELVEMEVRELLSQYDFPGDDTPIVRGSALKALEGEAEWEEKILELANHLDTYIPEPERAVDQPFLLPIEDVFSISGRGTVVTGRVERGIIRTGEEVEIVGIKETAKTTVTGVEMFRKLLDEGRAGENIGALLRGTKREEIERGQVLAKPGSITPHTDFESEVYVLSKEEGGRHTPFFKGYRPQFYFRTTDVTGTIELPEGVEMVMPGDNIKMTVSLIHPIAMDQGLRFAIREGGRTVGAGVVAKIIK
- a CDS encoding TRAP dicarboxylate transporter subunit DctP codes for the protein MKLKSLTKALLISTLIFSTPVFAKTIIKLGHYNSDTHPSNIALVEYFKKTIEEKTNNKYEIRIYPNNQLGGEDQIVNGLRNGTIEAGITGLLLQNIDPIFGIWEWPYLFKDNLEAKKVLESPIAKEVGDKMEKYGIKLLAYGMNGFRVISSNKKLEKFDDFKGLRLRVPLNSLFVDWANAMKINSQSMPLSEVFTALEQKVIDGQENPYILIKDSGLYEVQKYVIQTNHIFSPGLLQISLKTWNKIPKEDQDIFLEAAKLYQEKEWELAIKTEQNVKEFLTKNGSEIIIPSEEFKSDMLKASEKLYENFYQKYPWSKALVQRIDSVK